Proteins encoded within one genomic window of Desertibacillus haloalkaliphilus:
- a CDS encoding YczE/YyaS/YitT family protein, whose protein sequence is MGKRIGIYLAGLAIAALGIALVILSLLGAGPWDTVAIGLNGYLVLTIGTWSIIIQLLFTLLTWLIEKTRIRIESIIPIVIRSWFLDIWIYLVFRNADFSSSWEAQWLCLLGGIIIIGIGISIYLEAQFPRLPIDGLMIAICHRFNCNFNISRLSIEATGAILGLLLGGPVGIGTLVTALLLGKVIQVFHPMIKKLLHIQVKTVETRT, encoded by the coding sequence ATGGGAAAACGAATAGGGATTTATTTAGCTGGCTTAGCTATTGCTGCGTTGGGCATAGCCTTAGTGATTCTATCTTTATTAGGGGCAGGTCCTTGGGATACTGTTGCTATAGGCTTAAACGGTTATCTTGTACTAACCATTGGAACGTGGTCGATCATTATACAACTTCTTTTTACGTTACTCACTTGGTTAATTGAAAAGACTAGGATTAGAATTGAATCGATTATACCAATTGTGATCCGTAGTTGGTTTCTAGATATTTGGATTTATTTAGTTTTTAGAAACGCAGACTTTTCATCTTCTTGGGAGGCTCAATGGCTATGCTTATTAGGTGGTATCATCATAATAGGTATTGGGATTAGTATTTATTTGGAGGCACAGTTCCCTCGTTTACCGATTGATGGCTTAATGATTGCGATCTGTCATCGGTTTAATTGCAACTTCAATATTTCTAGGTTGAGTATTGAGGCGACAGGTGCAATACTCGGGCTATTATTAGGAGGTCCCGTTGGAATTGGAACATTAGTTACAGCGTTACTTTTAGGTAAAGTAATTCAAGTTTTCCATCCAATGATAAAGAAGTTGCTGCACATTCAAGTGAAAACTGTTGAAACTCGTACATGA
- a CDS encoding (2Fe-2S) ferredoxin domain-containing protein has product MASWNLANTQHHLLICNGSSCKKEGAEELTQSIRDEIMAKDLDSYIHTSRTLCNGRCQDKCVLISYPDGHWYKEMTSDDAPRFIDSLMNGNTIADRISHTYNGKGFVRSEGTPAGKEKNAELVKKVSKNL; this is encoded by the coding sequence ATGGCGTCATGGAACTTAGCAAATACACAACACCATCTTTTGATTTGTAATGGCAGCAGTTGCAAAAAAGAAGGAGCTGAAGAATTAACTCAATCGATTAGAGATGAAATTATGGCTAAAGACCTAGATTCTTACATTCATACATCGAGGACACTTTGCAATGGGCGTTGTCAAGATAAATGTGTACTTATTTCATATCCCGATGGTCATTGGTATAAAGAGATGACTAGTGATGATGCTCCTCGTTTTATTGATTCATTAATGAACGGAAACACAATTGCAGATAGAATAAGTCATACATATAACGGAAAAGGATTTGTGCGATCTGAAGGCACTCCAGCAGGTAAAGAGAAAAATGCAGAGCTAGTGAAAAAAGTTTCAAAGAACTTATAA
- the cydC gene encoding thiol reductant ABC exporter subunit CydC — MTDLKVIVKQVMTDKRGISLSILFGFLSGIAAVGLFATSGYLISKAALLPPLYVLTFSIAFLKLFSIIRAVSRYAERYFSHRATFTILSQLRALFFQRLEPFVPSIFEKYRSGDLLSRIVGDVESLQHFFLRVYYPPIVMLLVFLSTVLFTLFFSIEVAFLFIVGLVITGFLVPLWFARKQKRVENEVSEFRSLLSSEVTELMLGFLDLKLYQELGLREKELSDLSNQYITKQNQSKKQMVYSHVINHWVALLVSWSILSLGAFLVARDHLDGVFLAMLVMISLTVFETSTPMAAFPLHFEDSRRASHRLLSVVDKHRRKAIDEPGYGSENVEPLSSGAILLKNVSYRFPDEERLALHDVTISLPSGSKTAIVGPSGSGKSTLLNLLLKIYHQYDGEIIIGGKNLTNVKEKEVWKNMNPVLQTNHFFYGTIRDNLLSDRTVTDEDMLHALSVVKLDHFSLEDFVLEKGTNLSGGEKQRLAIARVLVKAETLSDRSGIPIWILDEPMSSIDALTERRIYKHLFQQYEGHTMILVSHRLTGLEEMDQIIVMDKGEVIESGTFQELMNMKGYTYRLKQIEQSIFL, encoded by the coding sequence GTGACAGATTTAAAAGTCATCGTTAAGCAAGTCATGACCGATAAGCGGGGGATTTCATTATCGATCCTGTTTGGTTTTCTATCAGGGATTGCCGCGGTCGGATTATTTGCCACTAGTGGGTATTTAATCTCGAAAGCTGCTCTGCTTCCTCCCTTATATGTTTTGACTTTCAGTATCGCCTTTTTGAAATTATTCAGTATTATCCGGGCAGTGAGTCGTTATGCAGAACGGTATTTTTCACATCGAGCAACGTTTACAATTTTAAGTCAGCTTAGAGCGCTTTTCTTTCAACGGTTAGAACCATTCGTTCCCTCTATTTTTGAAAAATATCGCAGTGGAGATCTGCTTTCTAGAATTGTGGGAGATGTAGAAAGCCTTCAACATTTTTTCTTACGTGTCTATTATCCGCCAATTGTGATGTTGCTTGTTTTTTTATCGACTGTTCTTTTTACACTTTTTTTCTCGATTGAAGTTGCATTTCTATTTATTGTTGGTCTTGTTATCACAGGTTTCCTTGTACCATTATGGTTTGCTCGAAAACAAAAGAGAGTTGAGAACGAAGTTAGTGAATTCAGAAGTCTGTTATCATCAGAGGTAACGGAATTAATGCTTGGTTTTTTAGATTTAAAGCTTTATCAAGAGCTTGGCTTACGAGAAAAGGAGCTTTCGGATCTCTCTAATCAATATATTACCAAACAAAACCAAAGTAAGAAGCAAATGGTGTATAGTCACGTGATAAACCATTGGGTTGCTCTTTTAGTTTCGTGGTCCATTCTTAGTTTAGGTGCCTTCTTAGTAGCGCGTGATCATCTCGACGGTGTTTTTCTTGCAATGCTAGTCATGATTTCGTTGACGGTCTTTGAAACGTCGACACCGATGGCGGCCTTTCCTCTACATTTTGAAGACAGTAGAAGGGCTTCTCATCGGCTCTTATCTGTTGTTGATAAGCATAGGAGAAAGGCAATAGATGAACCAGGATATGGAAGTGAAAATGTTGAGCCTTTGAGTTCAGGAGCTATCCTTTTAAAAAATGTTTCCTATCGTTTTCCCGATGAGGAGCGTCTGGCCTTACATGATGTAACCATTAGCTTACCTTCGGGGTCAAAAACGGCCATTGTTGGACCAAGTGGTTCAGGAAAATCAACTTTACTCAATTTGTTGTTAAAGATCTATCATCAATATGACGGTGAGATTATCATAGGTGGGAAAAACCTTACGAATGTAAAGGAAAAAGAAGTTTGGAAAAATATGAACCCGGTCTTACAAACAAATCATTTTTTTTATGGTACGATTCGAGACAATCTACTCTCGGATAGAACTGTAACAGATGAAGATATGTTACATGCTCTTTCCGTTGTAAAGCTTGATCATTTTTCACTTGAAGATTTTGTTTTAGAAAAAGGAACTAATCTTTCTGGTGGTGAAAAGCAAAGACTAGCAATCGCTAGAGTTTTAGTGAAAGCGGAGACGCTCAGTGATCGTTCTGGGATACCGATTTGGATTTTGGACGAACCAATGTCTTCAATTGATGCTTTAACCGAACGTCGTATTTATAAACATCTCTTTCAGCAGTACGAGGGGCATACAATGATCCTTGTAAGTCATCGTTTAACGGGCTTAGAAGAGATGGATCAAATAATAGTGATGGATAAGGGGGAAGTTATCGAATCAGGTACTTTTCAAGAATTGATGAACATGAAGGGATATACGTATAGGTTGAAACAGATTGAACAAAGTATCTTTTTATAA
- the cydD gene encoding thiol reductant ABC exporter subunit CydD yields MKQLRKIAYQQKKHIYSLSFVALFIGIVAVLQAYIIASVVDQVFLKGLTFREVIPFLAILLVVFLARTFLSYVSDRLGMNMGEKAKAEFRRMLLHHYIKNPLQALMKGQSGNRVSMVIDAVDEIEPYYSKYYPQMIQSSIVPIIIISAVFWQSWISGVILLLIAPLISLAMVIIGRITKKKAENQMEKLAAFSGVFLDRLQGLVTLKLFGKASEQHDVIRQSSLDYREATMDVLKIAFLSSLIVELFSMFGIALVAFEVGARLVIYNELSFFAAFFVLILAPEFFASLKEYGSAFHAGKGSVGAAKKIIDEIEARNQSIEWGNKRFQKDGPPKIELKNVSFTYEGGSFSIEGVSAVIDPYSETAIVGGSGSGKTTLLHVIAGLYPTTGGQVLMNYCPLFQYKEHEWYQQLTYISQHPYLFSGTIKENLIMGSHRQSVSRAELDEVAEKTGLTLLINELEKGYDTQIGEGGRGLSGGEKQRIALARAFLKRPSVILFDEPTVGLDLQTEQILQQSIKELAQHSTMITVAHRLHTIKNADQVLLMENGSIRAQGAHEELMSSASDYRKIVEAQQKGAVG; encoded by the coding sequence TTGAAACAACTTCGTAAAATAGCATACCAACAGAAAAAACATATCTATTCCCTTTCCTTTGTAGCCTTATTTATAGGTATTGTCGCAGTGCTACAAGCTTATATAATTGCATCAGTTGTGGATCAAGTATTTTTAAAGGGGCTGACCTTTCGAGAAGTTATCCCTTTCTTAGCGATCCTCCTTGTTGTATTTCTAGCACGAACTTTTTTGTCTTATGTGAGTGATCGGCTTGGCATGAATATGGGGGAGAAAGCGAAAGCGGAATTTCGACGTATGCTTCTTCATCATTATATTAAAAATCCATTACAAGCCTTGATGAAAGGTCAATCAGGGAATCGAGTAAGCATGGTCATAGATGCAGTGGATGAGATTGAACCGTACTATAGTAAATATTATCCACAAATGATCCAATCGAGTATCGTACCAATCATAATCATAAGTGCTGTATTTTGGCAGAGTTGGATTTCCGGTGTGATTTTACTCCTGATCGCACCTTTGATTTCTCTTGCGATGGTAATTATTGGCCGAATAACCAAAAAGAAAGCTGAGAATCAGATGGAGAAGCTTGCTGCCTTTTCTGGAGTCTTCCTTGATCGTTTACAGGGCCTTGTGACACTAAAGCTTTTTGGAAAAGCAAGTGAGCAACATGATGTAATAAGGCAGAGTAGTCTCGATTACCGTGAAGCAACTATGGATGTTTTAAAAATTGCGTTTCTTTCTTCTTTAATCGTTGAGTTATTTTCGATGTTTGGAATTGCACTAGTCGCTTTTGAGGTAGGGGCACGGCTTGTCATTTATAATGAACTTTCTTTTTTCGCTGCATTTTTTGTACTCATCCTTGCACCGGAATTTTTCGCATCATTAAAAGAGTATGGGAGTGCCTTTCATGCAGGGAAAGGGAGTGTTGGTGCTGCTAAAAAGATCATCGATGAAATAGAAGCAAGGAATCAATCAATTGAGTGGGGAAACAAAAGGTTTCAAAAGGATGGACCACCTAAGATTGAACTAAAGAATGTTTCTTTTACATATGAAGGAGGAAGTTTTTCAATCGAGGGGGTTAGTGCTGTCATTGATCCATACAGTGAGACTGCGATTGTTGGGGGGAGTGGATCAGGGAAAACAACCTTACTTCACGTTATAGCGGGTCTGTATCCGACAACTGGAGGACAAGTTCTTATGAATTATTGTCCTTTGTTTCAATATAAAGAACATGAGTGGTATCAGCAATTGACTTATATTTCTCAACATCCGTATTTATTTTCTGGCACGATAAAAGAAAACCTTATCATGGGCAGTCATAGACAAAGTGTTTCTAGAGCTGAATTAGATGAGGTCGCCGAAAAAACTGGATTAACACTTTTGATAAACGAATTGGAAAAGGGGTATGACACCCAAATTGGTGAAGGAGGAAGAGGATTATCGGGAGGGGAGAAACAACGCATTGCTTTAGCTAGAGCTTTCTTAAAAAGGCCATCTGTTATTTTGTTTGATGAGCCAACGGTAGGTCTTGATCTTCAAACTGAACAAATCTTACAGCAATCGATAAAAGAGCTTGCTCAACATTCTACAATGATTACTGTAGCTCATCGGCTCCATACGATAAAAAATGCGGATCAAGTATTGTTAATGGAAAATGGTTCGATTCGTGCACAAGGGGCCCATGAAGAATTAATGTCATCAGCAAGTGATTATCGCAAAATCGTTGAAGCTCAACAAAAGGGGGCGGTAGGGTGA